One Mus caroli chromosome 6, CAROLI_EIJ_v1.1, whole genome shotgun sequence genomic window, caaggtgccccagtgctggtgctgactggaagggacttgtgaccctggtcatgcctggttttctgcttccttaattaatgcagtctcaggtccctcgagattggattggaacagcagttgtgttcctctcaccagaggtcctaagatcccgtggagagtcctgtggggaccttgggggtgtccgcagactccatgcccaaggtgcgTCGATACTGGCACAGACTGGAAGCGACCACCTGGCTTTTtaacatggatgctggagatcaaaTGTAGGTCCTCAAGTGTGTGCAGTGAGCAagttactgagtcatctccccaactTTAAAAAGACCTCCTTTTTATTTGTATCCTCATAGAATTCGTTCCTCTGGTCCTTACctcacacttttatttttctatatcttaaaaaatacagacccttagggctggagagattcagcagttaagagctcttttccagaggtcctgaattcaattcccagcaaccacatggtggttgggaaccatctataatggggtctgatgccctcttctgacatgcaggtgtacatgcagacagagcactcctacatataaaaaccaaaacaaaacataaaaacaaaaaccacagatctttaaatacattttcctttaCTCTTGAAATTATTGTCAGTGGAAAACTTTAGTTTTGCATGgctgtgtttcttttattagCATATAAGTGATGATATAGGACGTGTTTGGAAGCTATATCTTATAcggatattttcttatttcaatgtTTCTTATTGAAACATGTTTCAATAAAAGATTTTCACACAAGCCAAGCAGttgtagtgtacacctttaatcccagcacttgggaagcagaagcaggcatatctctgagtatGTGGCTATCCtgatctacagtgtgagttccaggacaaccaaggctacacagggaaaaaaaaaaaaacctatctttaaaaaccaaattaaaaataaaaaattttcatacaaaaaatatatttgaaagtgATTTTCCTCCCCTAATTCTTCCCTGATCCTACACAgccaattttctattttctttccttctgactccaaaaaaaagaattaaaaacaaaaaccaaaaaaacaagaaacacaaaaaacaactcacaaaaattaaaagcaagctAGACATgctagtgcatgcttttaattcaagcagtcaggaggcagaggcaggtggatttctgtgagttcaaggccagcctggtctataaagtgactTCTaggtagccagggctatatagagaaaacatatctcaaaacaaacaaacaaaaacagaaataacggaagaaaggaagaaaggaagaaagaaagaaagaaagaaagaaagaaagaaagaaagaaagaggaagaagaaaagaaggaaggaaggaaggaaggaaggaagaaagaaagaaagaaagaaagaaagaaagaaagaaagaaagaaagaaagaagaaaaaaggaacggagagagggagggagggaggggttaaAAAGTCCACAAAAATGccattaaatttgttttgttgtgttgatcaacaactcctgggcatggggccCACCCTGAAATGTGGTTGATATAGTTAATGAGACtccactgaaaaacaaaacaaaccaaaacaattttCCCTTTGCCAGCAGGTACCAATTGCAGATCGTTTCTTGGTTATGAAACCAGGTGTCTGCTTTTCCCTCTCAGTTCTGGGACCCTTCTGTCTTGAATCTGGGAAGATCTTGTCTAAGCCTCCAtggtctctatgagttcacaTTGTGCCTCAGTCCTACTGTGTCTCCCTTACCTGATGGTGAGGCCCTACTGCTAAGGACAAAACTTATGTCATGGAACACAAAGGACGTCTTATGTGTTCTGACATCTTTACAACCACACTGCATGGGGAAGCCTGTCCAGCACATTCTCTTCCAACTGACCTAACCCCAAGTCTCCCGAGCTTCTCTCTGTGCTTGCTAATTATACAGCAACGTACACAAGGGAGAGGACAGAAAACAACAGGCCCGATAAGAGCTAGCACTTCACCTAAACCACTGTTGTTCCTTGAAGGTAGGATCATCTAGCCGTTTCATAGGGAAGACTGGCTTCAGCTCTGGTTTTaacttctttttctgagacattgTGGGAAGGAAGTCATTCTTGTTGGGTTTGCACCGATAGAGAGTTTCCtgaggatggggaaaaaaaaaaagagtgaaggggaaaggaaactgaggctctagAAGTTGAAAAATGGAGCTGAGTTCCTGGCCTAAATCACAATGGAATGTGAAAAGTTAAAATGGCAAACCCAACCtaccagagaaaaagaaaccacaaagaccacaaagaggaagtggggagagaccCATTTTATCCTCAGGTAACTTTCCCAAAACTGGGTTAGTTTCTGGAGTAACTGACTGGACTCCGTAGCCATGGGCTCCTGAAAATTAATGGCAGAGGAAGTTCCTGGGTTTGGAAGAGTTTATGGCAGAAAAGCTGTGCCCTGCTCTGAGTTACTCCATATTGTGTAAAATGGTGACTTTTTAGCTGTTCTTTCCTTGGGTGACACCATTTAACAAAGGAGCTTTCAGCTTCATTTTAAGAGCAAGTGTGGAGAAGGAGGATTCTGTATTTTGTAGCCCACATAGAAACCACCTTCTGTTCAGCACCGACCCTGAAGCAGACTGAGAAATAACTTACTCCTAAAACTGAAGGGTACAACACTCCGATAAGGTCTCTTTAAACTTCTCAAAGTCTGAAGCTTCTATATCCCTTTTCTAGCCATTCCCGAAATCTTCACAtttgtgggtggatggatggatggatgggtgggtgggtggatggagtcACCACGTGACACACAAAGTGCACAAAGTTGAGAGTTTTTATTAGTAGTTAAGATTGTAATAAAACAATCTGTGTTTGCCAGCAGCCAGCTATCAAGGGAAATCAGGACTGCTTGGCAAATTGCAGCCAACCAAAGCAAGCAAAGGGGTTTGTGAGTTTATTGTTACTTAATGAATTCTGACACTGGGAAAAGACACaggtgtgcctgtctgtctctgacacAGCATACTTACAACAGACCCAATCTGTGACTTGCTCGGAAGATCAAATATTTAGGGGTAAATCGGGAAGCCAACCCATGGaactctaccttccttccttggAGACAGCTGCCTTATCTgctatgttctttctttcctgttttttttttttttttttttctgctatggAAAGGCCATAGAATGAGTGGTTTTATGAGGTCATAATTTTACCATTCCTAAAGGTCACATAATCAAAAGCTTTCAGACTCTTAAAAGTCATCCAGTCTGACTGGCCACCTGGCTCTCACATCCCATCCAGAATTTTCCTGTCAAGTGATCCAGTTGTCTTATacctaaaaacaaagcaacaccAACCTAAAAGACAGgtaagctggctcagcaggtaaaggtgattgctgtTCAAGGCTGGCAACGTGAGTTCCAAACCTAGAACTAATTCCACGAAACTGTCTTCTGACTTGCACACATTCTAATACCTCCGCGCCTGCTCTGCCTTCTCCATGGAACACACACACTAATCATAATGGCAACGATGCTAAGAACAAGCTTCATCTTTAATCAGCTAATACATGTCTCCTTGTAGCTTTTTTTCCAAAATAGTTCCAGCAGAATGAAGCCAGTGCCTCTTACATAGTacactcaattaaaaaaaaatccaccaggtTCCACCTAGGTTCTGTTTTTCCCGAGATACACAGTGtcaatattttaaactatttgtcACCTGACTCAGTTTGAATTGCCTTCTTCTTGTGATTTATCTTACTAGAGAAAGTTACGAGTAATGTTTTCCTAACGGGAGGCTATGTAAAATGAGACCCAGGATGCTGGGAGCAGCAATCACATGATACGTCCCTTGACTCCTTTGAAATGTCTATTGAATAGTCATAACCTCTGCTGAGCATCTCCCTAAATTACACTATCTAAACCTCCCACtcattctatttcccctttctgaTTGTTTTTTTCCAAAGCACCTGTCACATTATACACGATCTGCATGGTTGCTTCTTTGCGGTCTGCATAGAGAGTTTAAATCATTAGACTTACACTTCAGTAAAGTAAAGACTTTAGAATAGTCATGGATATATCCTCAGTCTCTTAGCCTTCATAGGATCTGGTGCATAGGAGAAGAGAAATGTTTGTTGAACCGATGACCAAGCTATCAATTGACAtattaagcttttactttcctgacttgaaaatcttttttaaaatacttggtATCACCACTGGACTATTGCATTTCCATTCTGAATTCCTTCTCTTTGAGCTGTTTTAGTCTGAAGATACAGGACCTTACGCAAATTAGCAGGTGACTTAATGAAATAGCACAACCAAAGCACTAACATGTAGCTAATGACCCTGCCATTAAAAACAGGAGAAATCTTAGCAGAACTGGGTCTGgggacaacaaacaaacaaacaaaacaaaacaaaacaaaacaaaacaaaacaaaacaaaagggatgGCGAGATGGCTCTGTAGTAAAGGTAGAAAAAGgggcttgttgccaagcctgatgatctgagttctatccccaggacctacatgatggaaggagagagctgaccccAGCAGGTTGTCCCCTCCAACCTCCACACGCCACTCTCTCTCTTGTTGTAAAATGACTTATATTATTTGACCTAACCTGTACAAAAGACATAAAATCCTGGTATTTTATTTACCGGCTGTAAACCTAGATTGGGCAGAATTTGAGTCATTCTAATTTACTTCTTAGCCATGTGTCCCTTGGGACTTGTTGTTGGGCCATTTCCTCTCCATCAGTCTGTCCTCAGGGTCCATTTCACTTTGGGCATGTGCTTCTGGCCCATCACATCTAACAAGGGACATGTGGCTGGGAAGTACAATACCaggattttgtgtcttttatatgggctagCTAAAATAATACATCTCACAGAAAATAAAGCCttttttattctccttttgtttttttattaacatttaaaagcaaataaaataagcagGAACTGGACGTTATTTAGAAGCCAAGGTGGCACAAGTAGAGAATTGCCATCTTGTCTTAAGCATACCACATCACTAACAAATCCCTTCTgtgttcttcctgtctcctcttcctcctccactctcctctttccccctcccgccctccctccctccttcttctcaaACTCTGAAACTTCTGTAGCCCCTTTGCCCTTTtgcaacaaacaacaaacatatatacatacatacagagagatgCAATCTATAGGACTATATCTatctccttcccccactcctgtttcctcccttccctgtgcCTTCAACTAGTACATGCCTAGCCCTTGGACCACCCCTCTTTCCATGGCTTGATTCTTCCAGGACGTCACCCTGTATggcctttcattttccttcccatctccctaatctttgttttctaattcagGTGCTAGaagtttgagggaaaaaaatctgtgattTACTCAGGGATTTGGTGGTTAGTAGAGTGGTTGGTTTAATTTTAGCTTGTTTGGTTTGGAGAGGTACTACTTTGTACCACAGGTCAGTTACCGGCCTAGGAATTTTGTTTCACTGGATCTAATATCTGGTCCATACTAGGAGTAGAGATGTGGTTATAGTGTATGAAACAAAGCCTCTTAGGCATTCTCGTAGGAGACGGGGCCACAACCAGAGGCATCAGGGAGGGAATGAGAGCAGCAACTGTTGATGTGCACATTCCTCAGCTTGCCTACTGGACTCTGCACTGTGCCCAGGCACAGTAAGGAATACTTTTCTTATATGTAATCCAGGACCAAAAAGAGTAGGGGAAGGAGTATTAAAGAGCTGTTCCAGCCTTTAGAATCTGGTCCTTAGTACTGCCCACTAATAAAGTGCCACCAGGACCACAGCCTCGGGAGGACAATCAGGGGCTCACAAGGGATAGCTTTGGAAAGAACTCTCTCCGTGCACTTAGGTTGCACgcttgctttccttttccttctttgtgttaAAGAGAACAGCCCTGgctacatttgtttctttctcaaaaGCATGTTAGACCCACTATCATGATAAGCACTTGAAGCTACTGTGGCAGGGCACAGATTCTGAGGCCACAGACAATGAACCCATGAGTTCTTTTCTCTCGTTTTGGCATCCTTCACCTAGTGACTAAAAAAGTTCCAACTCCCAACTCAAGGTTTGTTCTAAGGATCAGTCACTGGGCTACCCCATTTCAAGACTCTAGTCGCTATAAGACTCTTTCATCTGTACTGCCAACTTATTTAATTTCTTCCCAGGAGATTGGGTTCACTCTCTAGGCTGTCAACGTTTTCCTCAGCTCCTGATTCCCAAATATCCCTTAAAttgactttctttccttcttccgcTATTTTGAAAGTAGTTCAGATTTTCAGCATTGCTCATCTCAAGTATTAAAGTAACATCACAATTCATATCTCTGCCTTTTGTCTCTTCTACAACTAATGCATCTTCCTTCAACCTGCAGATGTTCCTTCTAAAACACAAATCTGATCGCACCCTTTCATCCCCTGCCTCGATTTCTTGCGTCCCTAAGCCTTCCGACGTTCCTCAGGAACAGTTCTCCCATTCTGCCGTAGTGAGTCACCTCCTTGATAACCCCCTTTTCCTCTCTAGATTCTTCTCTGGCATATGTAATTTCTATACTTTAAGTGTTCTTGGATTGTTCACACGTCCTGGTACAGTAGAATTGTTCTACTGTGGATCGTTTATTGATTATTTGATGCCAAGGTTCTTCAGGATAGAATTTGTCCTACAGTCATCTTCATGGTCTTGTTCTGGTTTCTAGCTTACTGAAGATGTTCAgcaattattttttatgtattgttTTAAGACAgcagtgtcttgctatgtagaccctgctgacttcaaactcagcaGTTTTGGTTTCATGGAGTGGCCCCGGGCCTGAGGAGGAGGTAGTAGCATCCTAGTAACCCTTCTCTAGGTTAATTTGGCTCTCTCTGTGTTTACTCCAACCCCTGCCTCCATCTGGTCCATACATAGGCTGCTAGGAGACTTTCTTGGGCATCTTTACCTTTAACTGAAACTCCGGGGGGAAGTATATTGTAGCACCATCCTTTTCCTGACTGATGGAGCAGGGCGGTGGGTTGTTAGTCATGAGCAGTAACGTCATATCCTGATCATACTCTGTCACCTTTAACATGAAACTATTCATGTTCTTCTTTTGAGTCAGGAATCTCTGCAGTTTAGTGGGCTTCAAAGGCTCATAGTATTTGgcctgaggagagagaaagatttcCAGACAGACTGAGGAATCAgttggctaatttttttttctctctctacagGATAGGCTGAGAGGCTGAATAGGACCCAACCAAACCTGCCTTTAAATTTGTTGATTTGAAACTTTTGGGAGCTCTCTGTTACAACCTTCATTTGGAGCTGCAAATAAACTAGGGGCTTAGGGGAAATGCAGCAGAGGGGTTTCCATAGTAACAGAACAAGATAACTAAGGCCattcacaaaaagaaagaaaaaagggaagaaagaaatgaaggaaggaaaaaggaagaggaagggaagagagaggaagggaggagaggggagaaaagaggagaaaagagaagaagagaagggaggggaggggaatgtggGAGAGGANNNNNNNNNNNNNNNNNNNNNNNNNNNNNNNNNNNNNNNNNNNNNNNNNNNNNNNNNNNNNNNNNNNNNNNNNNNNNNNNNNNNNNNNNNNNNNNNNNNNNNNNNNNNNNNNNNNNNNNNNNNNggaggggaggggaggggaggggaaccaTCATTCAGCTTCCTTGCACAATAGGAGCTGTATGGGGCTCAGCCTGACTggcctttctctgcctgtctctgaggcAGAGGGGAGCTAGGTGCGGGAGCCAGGCTCAGCTTTCCTCTCATGCCCACCATGCGTCTCTTTCCAGGCACACACATTACTAACAAGCTCTGGATCCTGTTAAAAGAGAACATCAGTCACGAAGCACAGTGAGTCACTGCAggtgtgggtggggaagggacAGTCACCAAGGAGCTTGCTTTTCTCTGACTAGGAAGACtagagggggatgggaggaaggagtgTGGATTACATTTCCCCTGATTTCTTCTATCCTCCCACCTCACAACCAAGTCCCAGCACTGTATCCCCAAAGTGGTTCCATCTCTCAATACCGGAAACTGGGGATTATCTGAAGTCAGGGCTATGGACCCATTGCTGAGATTTGCCCTTAGAGGTCTCTGGGGGTATGCTTTTCACCTACCATGTTTGGATGCACTGTGTAGTGTCTGAGGTTCTTCAGGACAAATTTCGATTGTGCAGTTGTATCATACATCTGAAGACAAGGAACAGAATTAGTAGTCTCAAGTtacacctctctgtctctgtctctgtctctgtctctgtctctgtctctgtctctgtctctctctctctctctgtgtgtgtgtgtgtgtgtgtgtgtgtgtgtgtgtgtgtgatggtgatggtggtggtggtggtggtggtggtggaggtggtggtgatggtggtggccaGAGGCAAACATTGGGTGTCTttctcttcaccttatttttaacGCAGTGTCTCTCACTCATCCCAGAACTCACTGGGGGGCTAGACTGGCGGGAAAGcaaaccccagggatctgcctgtctctgtccaaTTCCCCCAAAATACTAGAGTTATGGGTCTACACTgccacatttaaaaagaattaaaattggGTTTTCTGTATCCCAAgttaacttctgatcttcctgcctctgcctctcgagttcCAGACACATGGAACCTCTGGGGTTCCAGGCAAGTGCCATCGTGCCTGTTTTATCCAGGATTTGGGGAtttaacccagggctttgtgcatgctaagcaagcactctaccaattgagccaCATTCCCAACCTTGACCTGGGGATCTGACCTCAGGTCCTTCATGTTTGCTGTATGAGCATTTACTGAGAAGAACCTATTCTGCCTGGGTTGTATTCTGGCGTTTCTAGAACAAGGTCTGGAGACAGGAGAGCAGGATCCTGAGATGGAAAGGATGTAGATTGTAAGGTGGACCTGCCTGGCTCTGTGTACAGTGACTAAGGAGATAACTCAGTCcacaaaggtgcttgccacatcAGCAAGAGATCCACA contains:
- the Tsga13 gene encoding testis-specific gene 13 protein isoform X2, encoding MYDTTAQSKFVLKNLRHYTVHPNMAKYYEPLKPTKLQRFLTQKKNMNSFMLKVTEYDQDMTLLLMTNNPPPCSISQEKDGATIYFPPEFQLKETLYRCKPNKNDFLPTMSQKKKLKPELKPVFPMKRLDDPTFKEQQWFRFSTDSDFNIEGKYSEIYALRKQKKKYPNLIFAPACQRETKKHVSIKSESETPTSQVLWEPLTFSKLLEEKPTRSVPGESFFRHGRAQQWVVKDAAVIW
- the Tsga13 gene encoding testis-specific gene 13 protein isoform X1; the encoded protein is MGPKKNPKFQEISGSKPGGNVSIRFEKQLGPDDEEMYDTTAQSKFVLKNLRHYTVHPNMAKYYEPLKPTKLQRFLTQKKNMNSFMLKVTEYDQDMTLLLMTNNPPPCSISQEKDGATIYFPPEFQLKETLYRCKPNKNDFLPTMSQKKKLKPELKPVFPMKRLDDPTFKEQQWFRFSTDSDFNIEGKYSEIYALRKQKKKYPNLIFAPACQRETKKHVSIKSESETPTSQVLWEPLTFSKLLEEKPTRSVPGESFFRHGRAQQWVVKDAAVIW